Proteins encoded by one window of Venturia canescens isolate UGA chromosome 2, ASM1945775v1, whole genome shotgun sequence:
- the LOC122406340 gene encoding uncharacterized protein: MEEVLRIQKPIIFDESIAHYELHGHQPFASATFNNNDEIRIAVQHQDLCLLPSKSSLHVYGRLTKADGQSVAATTTLVNNAICYLFEEIRYELNAVEIDRCKNVGLTTLMKNYISQNPSQKSVMENAGWLGDEEASITDAAGYFDISIPLSMVLGFAEDYRRIVVNAKHELILTRANSDTNAIIQTADAAEQFKITLSKIEWMIPYVRVADQWKIQLLNFIAKDSYIPLSFRAWELYEYPLLPTTTKHVWVVKTSTQLEKPRYVILGFQTARKNSTTKNASRFDHCNIRDVKLFLNSQSYPYGNLNLDIDHNQYALLYDMYANFQASYYGKESEPLLSKVDFLKYAPLIVIDCSKQNESLKSGPVDIRLEFESTNPIPPQTSAYCLILHDRIVEYNSISGNVKKLV; encoded by the coding sequence ATGGAGGAGGTCCTAAGAATACAAAAACCAATCATCTTTGACGAGTCCATCGCGCACTATGAATTACACGGACATCAACCATTCGCATCAGCAACTTTCAACAACAACGATGAGATTCGTATTGCAGTTCAGCATCAGGATTTGTGCTTGCTACCGAGCAAGAGCTCATTGCATGTGTATGGTAGATTGACGAAAGCTGATGGACAATCTGTTGCCGCTACCACGACATTGGTCAACAACGCCATCTGTTActtatttgaagaaattcgTTATGAGCTGAATGCTGTGGAGATCGATCGATGTAAAAATGTTGGTCTTACAACactcatgaaaaattatatctcccaGAATCCTAGCCAAAAATCAGTCATGGAAAATGCTGGTTGGCTGGGAGACGAAGAAGCATCGATAACCGATGCAGCTGGTTACTTTGACATCTCAATACCTTTGAGTATGGTACTGGGCTTTGCTGAGGACTATCGCAGAATTGTGGTCAATGCCAAACATGAGTTGATTTTAACACGTGCAAACTCTGATACGAATGCTATCATACAAACTGCTGATGCTGCGGAACAATTCAAAATTACTCTTTCGAAGATCGAATGGATGATACCATATGTCAGAGTAGCTGatcaatggaaaattcaactattaaattttaTCGCCAAAGACTCGTACATTCCGTTGAGTTTTCGTGCTTGGGAATTGTACGAGTACCCGCTACTACCTACAACTACAAAGCACGTTTGGGTTGTAAAAACCTCTACGCAGctcgaaaaacctcgataCGTTATTTTGGGATTCCAAACAGCTCGCAAAAACAGCACGACTAAGAACGCGAGTCGCTTCGATCATTGTAATATCAGAGACGTCAAACTCTTTCTCAACTCACAGAGTTATCCTTATGGAAATTTGAATCTTGACATTGATCATAATCAGTACGCTCTACTCTACGATATGTATGCAAATTTTCAGGCTTCCTACTACGGGAAGGAGTCTGAACCACTGTTGAGTAAAGTAGACTTTTTGAAGTACGCACCACTCATTGTCATTGATTGTTCAAAACAGAATGAGTCATTGAAATCTGGACCCGTTGACATTCGATTAGAATTCGAGTCAACAAATCCAATTCCACCACAAACCTCAGCATATTGCTTAATATTACACGATCGAATTGTAGAATACAACTCAATCAGTGGAAATGTCAAGAAATTGGTTTGA